The Streptomyces bacillaris sequence CCCGGTCACATGGAGGGGGAGTCGATGGTGTACCTCGATGTAGCCTCTGCCGAGATCTCCGTAGATGCTGCCGAAGTCAAAATCGCATACCTCGCACTGCAGGGGCTGCCCAAGCTTCTCGGCCCGGGCGATCTTGCGGGCCCGAAGCGCTCTGTTGCGTTCCCTGTACAGCGCCCAGCGGGCAAGGAGGCGGCCTTCGACCGCCGAATTTCCTTCATCGTCCAGCTCGTCCGGATCCTGAGGAATGGTGTAAAGCTCCCCAGTGCTGATTCCCTGGCGCAGCGCAGTCGCCGCGAGAAGCATCTCAGTCGGCCGCGCGATGAAGGCACTGATCACCTCTCTGTCCAGACGGCCTCCCTTGGTAGGCGTGCCTGCGTAGGAGGGATGGTTGGACGCCAGGTCGGAGGTCTTGCGGCTGACGCTTCCGATGGACCGGAACTTCGGGATGGACCGTGCGGCTCCCTCGTGGATGGGCAGGGACCGGAGCAGGTCAGACAGCTCCACCACGCGGGGGTCGCCCTCGCGGAGTTCGTTCCAGGCATTCTCGACCACCAGAGCGCAGGCAAGCAGCAACTCGTCATGGGTCCATGCGGGACTTCGCGGCATGGGCCATATCGTATGAGTGTTCGCTGTCACGTGTGGGGCGGTCGGAGTGTTCTGATGTGTGACGCACACTTGAAGGCGATCGCTTTGTCAGTGGGGTTTGTCACCCTCTGTGATGGCTGGCTGGAACCGGTGTCAGTCGGGCACGTTAGGAAGGAGGGTGCATGACCAGCACTGAGAGGACGTTCACCTCGGTCGAGATCTGCGCCGGGGCGGGCGGGCAGGCGCTAGGGCTCCACGAGGCACTGTTCAAGCACTTGGCGCTCATCGAGATCGACCCCCACGCAGTGGAAACGCTGCGGGCCAACGTGGAGGGCAACGAGGCCTGGGGCGGATGCCTGGTCAAGCAGGCCGATCTGACGAAGCTCGCTCCGAAGGACCTGCGACTGGAACTCGGACTGGAGCCGGGTGACCTGGACCTCCTGGCGGGAGGCGTGCCCTGCCCGCCGTTCTCGGTTGCCGGCAAGCAGCTGGGGCGGGACGACGAGCGTGACCTGTTCCCGAACATGCTCGATCTCGTGGATGAGCTTGAGCCCAAAGCCGTGATGATCGAGAACGTCCGTGGGCTTCTGGAGCCGAGGGAGAAGTTCCAGGGCTACCGCGAGGAACTCCTGGAACGCCTGGAATCCATGGGCTATGAAAAGTGCTACTGGGAGGTTCTGGAGGCCAAGAACTACGGCGTTCCTCAGCTTCGGCCCCGCGCCATCCTGGTAGCACTGAAGTCGGAGTACCTGCCCTTCTTTGCTCAGACCCAGCCGGAGAAGCTTCCCGTGCGTACGGTAAGGGACGCTCTGGAGGCGACGATGGCGAGGCGATTCGCGGAGGTCGACGATCCGCGAGCCGAGGAGACTCTGAAGAAATGGCGGAGAAAGGCGTCCAAGGGCGTCGCCCCCACACTTGTTGGTGGCTCCAAGAAGCATGGAGGGGCTGACCTCGGCCCCACCCGGGCCAAAAAGGCATGGGAGGCACTTGGCGTCTGCGGCCTCGGAGTTGCCAATGACTCTGAAGAGATGAAGAGGCAGGGGAGCCACGAGCGCGACCTCTTTGCTGCAGCAGGGCCAAAGCTAACCGTCGAGCAGGCGGCCATCATCCAGGGGTTCCCTCCTACCTGGAAGTTCAAAGGCAGGAAAACTGCCGCCTACCGGCAGGTGGGAAATGCTTTCCCGCCGCCAGTTGCGCAGGCTGTAGGCGAGCAGATCATCGCAGCGCTGAAGGCAGGGAAGGAAGCTGGTGTCGTCGCCGCGGTACGCAAACCGCGTTCCAGGGCAGCTGCAAGGGACAGTGAGCTTCTGTTCAGGCTGACTGAACTTTCAGCTCCGGCTGTTCCGAAGACGGCTGACCGTAGCGGCGATCGTGAGCGCGCAGTCGTCGGCTGACTCATGTTCCCAGAACCGCAGCACTGTCCAGCCAGCGGCCTGGAGGTGATGGTCGGTGTCCCTGTCACGGCTGATGTTTCGAAGGACCTTCTCCGACCAGTAGCCGGAGTTGGTTTTCGGTGAGACGTAATGCACTGGACAGCCGTGCCAGTAACAGCCGTCAATAAAGACAGCCAATTTCGCTGGGCGGAAGACAATGTCTGCCGTCCGGCGAAGTCCAGGCAGCGGCTTGGCCGCAACCCTGTATCGGAGCCCTTGGGCGTGCAGGAGCCTGCGTACTAGCATTTCTGGCTTAGTGTCGCGGCTCCGGATCGCCTGCATGTTCCGGCGTCGAGCGGCAGACGAAGCCCATGAGTCGTCAGGGGGTTCCCAGGCGCCGTTGCTCGTCATTTTGCAGTAATCCCAGTGGTCCTGGTGATGGCGGAAGATTATTTCGGAATCAAGGCCAAGCGGGCGGTGCTCGCATGGGTCGACCTCTTCGCTATCATACCAACGTGCATCTGCCTCGCCCGTGCACTTCTTGAAGTCTGCGTTGGGTGCGGTAATTGTCTGCAGCAGTCCCGTCATGAAGAATCAGGGCTTTCTACTGAGGTGCCCTCAACTGCTCCTGCGGCGGCAAGGGTAGAACGGCATCGTGGCCTTCAAGGGAGAGTCGGCGCCGCTGAGCGGCTTTCGCGCTGCCTTCCTGGGCTTCGGGCAGCTGTGGAGCGGCTTCCTCTGGGTCACCAGGCTGCGCGACAACCCAGAACTCTCCGTCAATCTCGGCTTGTGGGAGGCCGCTGTGTTCCGGGCGTGCCCGCACGATGCGGTGTGCGACGAACTCTCCCT is a genomic window containing:
- a CDS encoding HNH endonuclease codes for the protein MPRSPAWTHDELLLACALVVENAWNELREGDPRVVELSDLLRSLPIHEGAARSIPKFRSIGSVSRKTSDLASNHPSYAGTPTKGGRLDREVISAFIARPTEMLLAATALRQGISTGELYTIPQDPDELDDEGNSAVEGRLLARWALYRERNRALRARKIARAEKLGQPLQCEVCDFDFGSIYGDLGRGYIEVHHRLPLHVTGLSETRLDDLAFLCANCHRMCHKSRAGQSWRTPDALRAEIAPSSS
- a CDS encoding DNA cytosine methyltransferase; translation: MTSTERTFTSVEICAGAGGQALGLHEALFKHLALIEIDPHAVETLRANVEGNEAWGGCLVKQADLTKLAPKDLRLELGLEPGDLDLLAGGVPCPPFSVAGKQLGRDDERDLFPNMLDLVDELEPKAVMIENVRGLLEPREKFQGYREELLERLESMGYEKCYWEVLEAKNYGVPQLRPRAILVALKSEYLPFFAQTQPEKLPVRTVRDALEATMARRFAEVDDPRAEETLKKWRRKASKGVAPTLVGGSKKHGGADLGPTRAKKAWEALGVCGLGVANDSEEMKRQGSHERDLFAAAGPKLTVEQAAIIQGFPPTWKFKGRKTAAYRQVGNAFPPPVAQAVGEQIIAALKAGKEAGVVAAVRKPRSRAAARDSELLFRLTELSAPAVPKTADRSGDRERAVVG
- a CDS encoding very short patch repair endonuclease codes for the protein MTSNGAWEPPDDSWASSAARRRNMQAIRSRDTKPEMLVRRLLHAQGLRYRVAAKPLPGLRRTADIVFRPAKLAVFIDGCYWHGCPVHYVSPKTNSGYWSEKVLRNISRDRDTDHHLQAAGWTVLRFWEHESADDCALTIAATVSRLRNSRS